Proteins from a single region of Festucalex cinctus isolate MCC-2025b chromosome 19, RoL_Fcin_1.0, whole genome shotgun sequence:
- the LOC144007055 gene encoding H-2 class I histocompatibility antigen, Q10 alpha chain-like: MKMLKMNLIGLFVVAVRLHSVTQVSAVVHTLKYFQTTFSNIPNLPAYLEVAHVDDIQIVRYDSKSKKLEAKQDWTNKITADEPNYWQEETQSIIDSEPIYKVNIDILRKRFNQTGGVHMTQVMYGCEWDDETDEVHGWESISYDGEDFLSFELSTLRWIAVQPRAVATKHKWDQLDLRNQLKKYYYTEDCPYYLKKYVSIGRDFLMRTELPVVSLLQKTPSSPITCHASGFYPAASALFWRKDGEELHEDVEMGRAPPQPRRNFTDDGPPESGADGRRGGPLRMRLPAVRRQGRPGHRAGQKQHPEQHAHPRKKLGRWRWPSLSPWRSSLCWHRYSCSSSCVTKGHQPTTLQLVS, encoded by the exons atgaagatgttgaagatgaacttGATTGGATTGTTTGTGGTGGCTGTGCGACTCCACAGCGTGACACAAGTAAGTGCAG TGGTTCACACGCTCAAGTATTTCCAAACTACGTTCTCTAACATTCCAAACCTGCCAGCGTACTTGGAGGTTGCTCATGTTGACGACATTCAAATTGTTCGCTACGACAGCAAGAGCAAGAAATTGGAAGCCAAGCAGGACTGGACGAACAAAATCACAGCTGACGAGCCAAACTACTGGCAGGAAGAGACACAGAGCATTATTGATTCTGAGCCGATCTACAAAGTCAACATTGACATTCTTCGAAAGCGCTTCAACCAAACTGGAG GTGTTCACATGACCCAGGTGATGTACGGCTGCGAATGGGACGATGAGACTGACGAGGTTCACGGTTGGGAATCCATCAGTTACGACGGCGAAGACTTCCTGTCGTTTGAGTTGTCAACGTTGAGATGGATCGCAGTTCAGCCGCGTGCCGTCGCCACCAAACACAAGTGGGACCAACTGGACCTGAGGAATCAACTCAAGAAGTATTACTACACTGAGGATTGTCCTTATTACTTAAAGAAGTATGTGAGCATTGGCAGGGACTTCCTGATGAGAACAG AGCTGCCGGTGGTGTCGCTGCTGCAGAAGACTCCTTCGTCGCCCATCACGTGCCACGCGAGCGGTTTCTACCCGGCGGCGTCCGCCCTGTTTTGGAGGAAAGACGGCGAGGAGCTCCACGAGGACGTGGAGATGGGAAGAGCTCCTCCCCAACCACGTCGGAACTTTACAGACGACGGCCCACCTGAAAGCGGAGCTGACGGCCGGCGCGGAGGGCCGCTAAGAATGCGTCTTCCAGCTGTCCGGCGTCAAGGACGACCTGGTCACCGAGCTGGACAGAAGCAGCATCCTGAGCAACACGCTCACCCAAG GAAGAAACTAGGAAGATGGCGCTGGCCATCGCTGTCCCCTTGGCGCTCCTCGCTCTGTTGGCACCGCTACTCGTGCTCCTCGTCATGCGTCACAAAAGGCCACCAA CCAACTACACTCCAGCTTGTAAGTTAA
- the ccka gene encoding cholecystokinin, protein MPAGLSVCVVLVVLCTSSLGLPSSSHLGDKDQRSPSGEVHLEADAHTLGEPHIRHSRSAPQLKASPEDGESRANLSELLARLISSRKAASVRRNSSANSRGGGLNGANHRIADRDYMGWMDFGRRSAEEYEYSS, encoded by the exons atgCCTGCAGGGCTGAGTGTGTGCGTGGTTCTGGTGGTCCTGTGCACAAGCTCTTTGGGGCTCCCATCCTCTTCCCATCTTGGGGACAAGGACCAACGCTCCCCTTCTGGAGAAG TCCACCTGGAAGCCGACGCCCACACTTTGGGGGAGCCCCACATCCGACACAGCCGCTCTGCCCCCCAGCTCAAAGCGTCTCCAGAGGATGGCGAGTCGCGGGCCAACCTCAGCGAGCTGCTGGCCAGACTCATCTCGTCCAGGAAAG CCGCTTCCGTGCGCCGGAACTCGTCAGCCAACAGCAGAGGCGGCGGCCTGAACGGCGCCAACCACCGGATAGCCGACAGGGACTACATGGGCTGGATGGATTTCGGACGGCGCAGCGCGGAGGAGTACGAGTACTCGTCGTAG